A region from the Paraburkholderia youngii genome encodes:
- a CDS encoding SDR family oxidoreductase encodes MTSPLKVFITGASSGIGLALAGEYARRGAILGLVARRGDALAAFQQSHPQNTVSIYALDVRDAEALADAAARFIAEHGLPDVVIANAGISRGALTGHGDLRAFREVMDINYFGMVATFEPFAAAMADTKRGTLVGVASVAGVRGLPGSGAYSASKSAALKYLEALRVEMRPFGVGVVTIAPGYIRTPMTEHNPYNMPFLMDADRFAAKVARAVERQTSFAVFPWQMRVAAMLLHVLPRWLYDRVFERAPRKPRAATE; translated from the coding sequence ATGACCTCTCCGCTGAAGGTTTTCATTACCGGCGCTTCGAGCGGCATCGGCCTCGCGCTCGCCGGCGAATATGCACGGCGCGGCGCGATTCTCGGCCTCGTCGCCCGCCGCGGCGACGCGCTCGCCGCGTTCCAGCAGTCCCATCCCCAGAACACCGTCTCGATCTATGCGCTCGACGTGCGCGACGCGGAAGCGCTCGCCGATGCGGCCGCGCGCTTCATCGCCGAGCACGGCCTGCCCGACGTCGTGATCGCCAATGCCGGCATCAGCCGCGGCGCGCTGACCGGTCACGGCGATCTGCGCGCCTTCCGCGAGGTGATGGACATCAATTACTTCGGCATGGTCGCGACGTTCGAGCCGTTCGCCGCCGCGATGGCCGACACGAAACGCGGCACGCTGGTCGGCGTTGCGAGCGTCGCCGGTGTGCGCGGCTTGCCGGGCTCGGGTGCATATAGCGCGTCGAAGTCGGCGGCGCTGAAGTATCTCGAAGCGTTGCGCGTCGAGATGCGGCCGTTCGGCGTCGGTGTCGTGACGATCGCGCCCGGCTATATCCGCACGCCGATGACCGAGCACAATCCGTACAACATGCCGTTCCTGATGGACGCCGATCGCTTCGCGGCGAAGGTCGCACGAGCGGTCGAACGGCAGACGTCGTTCGCGGTGTTTCCGTGGCAGATGCGCGTGGCTGCGATGTTGCTGCACGTCCTGCCGCGCTGGCTCTACGACCGCGTGTTCGAACGCGCGCCGCGCAAGCCGCGCGCCGCCACCGAGTAA
- a CDS encoding homocysteine S-methyltransferase family protein gives MTQPAQSITPVRSEPAYTRGAALPALLNSRILILDGAMGTMIQRYKLDEASYRGERFKDYARDIKGNNELLSITQPQIISEIHEQYLAAGADIIETNTFGATTVAQADYGMESLAVEMNIESAKLARAACDKYATPDKPRFVAGAIGPTPKTASISPDVNDPGARNVTFDELRTAYYEQAKALLDGGADLFLVETIFDTLNAKAALFALDELFENTGERLPIMISGTVTDASGRILSGQTVEAFWNSLRHAKPLTFGLNCALGAALMRPYIAELAKLCDTYVSCYPNAGLPNPMSDTGFDELPADTSGLLKEFAEAGLVNIAGGCCGTTPEHIAAIAKALADLKPRKWPSQYRDAA, from the coding sequence ATGACCCAGCCTGCTCAATCCATCACGCCAGTCCGTTCCGAGCCCGCCTATACTCGCGGCGCAGCGCTGCCCGCGCTGCTGAACTCGCGCATCCTGATCCTGGACGGCGCGATGGGCACGATGATCCAGCGCTACAAGCTCGACGAAGCCAGCTATCGCGGCGAGCGCTTCAAGGACTACGCGCGCGACATCAAGGGCAACAACGAACTGCTGTCGATCACCCAGCCGCAGATCATCTCCGAGATTCACGAGCAGTATCTGGCGGCGGGCGCGGACATCATCGAGACCAACACGTTCGGTGCGACCACGGTCGCACAGGCCGACTACGGCATGGAGTCGCTCGCCGTCGAGATGAACATCGAATCGGCGAAGCTCGCGCGCGCCGCGTGCGACAAATACGCGACGCCGGACAAGCCGCGCTTCGTCGCCGGCGCAATCGGCCCGACGCCGAAAACCGCCAGCATCTCGCCGGACGTCAACGATCCCGGCGCGCGCAATGTGACCTTCGACGAACTGCGCACCGCGTACTACGAGCAGGCGAAAGCGCTGCTCGACGGCGGCGCGGACCTGTTCCTCGTCGAAACGATCTTCGACACGCTGAACGCGAAAGCGGCGCTGTTCGCGCTCGACGAACTGTTCGAAAACACCGGCGAGCGTCTGCCGATCATGATCTCGGGCACCGTCACCGATGCCTCGGGCCGCATTTTGTCCGGCCAGACCGTCGAGGCCTTCTGGAACTCGCTGCGTCACGCGAAGCCGCTCACGTTCGGCCTGAACTGCGCGCTCGGCGCGGCGCTGATGCGCCCGTATATCGCCGAGCTCGCCAAGCTGTGCGACACCTACGTGTCGTGCTATCCGAACGCCGGTCTGCCGAATCCGATGAGCGACACCGGCTTCGACGAATTGCCCGCGGATACCTCGGGCCTGCTGAAGGAATTCGCCGAAGCGGGGCTCGTGAACATCGCGGGCGGCTGCTGCGGCACGACGCCCGAGCACATCGCGGCGATCGCGAAGGCGCTCGCCGATCTGAAGCCGCGCAAGTGGCCGAGCCAGTATCGCGACGCGGCCTGA
- a CDS encoding LysM peptidoglycan-binding domain-containing protein — protein sequence MAMQAPTRTGFERWQDGVSKAVSDARWNSWDCEIQMAVNEYNLHLRGTSGYVALDWQIIKAILWVETGAHDPQWNSKPMRIGVAGDVGLASLLSGKEGGDLIVPPAWKGRLTMASARTIPAYNIRAGIGYLLMRMARYKYRSVLGADPAVYEMTVRLGDSLDKMAKAQGTTIDTLKMLNSTATVLHPGQVLKYRKASVQNTIASWRPISTALIAERYNGGGDINYARKLDYALPLVRKGKVALCVQ from the coding sequence ATGGCTATGCAAGCTCCAACGAGGACAGGTTTCGAACGGTGGCAGGACGGTGTTAGCAAGGCTGTAAGCGATGCAAGATGGAATTCCTGGGATTGCGAAATCCAGATGGCAGTCAACGAGTACAACCTCCATCTTCGCGGCACCTCGGGGTACGTGGCCTTGGATTGGCAGATTATCAAGGCGATATTGTGGGTCGAAACAGGTGCACACGATCCTCAGTGGAATTCCAAGCCGATGCGCATTGGGGTTGCAGGCGATGTTGGATTGGCATCGCTGCTTTCGGGCAAAGAAGGCGGCGATTTGATTGTGCCGCCAGCCTGGAAAGGACGGCTGACAATGGCCTCAGCCAGAACGATACCGGCGTATAACATCCGTGCTGGCATTGGCTATTTGCTCATGCGCATGGCGCGTTATAAGTACCGAAGCGTACTCGGTGCTGACCCTGCGGTTTACGAAATGACTGTCAGGCTAGGGGATAGCCTCGACAAGATGGCGAAGGCTCAGGGCACCACCATCGACACGCTAAAAATGCTGAATTCCACCGCCACCGTTCTGCACCCCGGACAGGTATTGAAGTACCGGAAAGCTTCGGTTCAAAACACTATTGCAAGCTGGCGCCCCATCTCCACGGCATTGATAGCAGAGCGTTACAACGGAGGCGGTGACATCAATTACGCCAGGAAGCTCGACTACGCTTTGCCACTGGTGCGCAAAGGAAAGGTAGCCCTATGCGTGCAATGA
- a CDS encoding BTH_I0359 family protein, translated as MQMIYNSPNYCVVEFPPQEGQLAMKSGGYEIVDKNMQREIYIDGAMAARFREHVQKLIEGEPTLDEVDEFLGQFDSLMHQPVVLH; from the coding sequence ATGCAAATGATCTATAACAGCCCTAACTACTGTGTCGTCGAGTTTCCTCCGCAGGAAGGTCAGCTGGCCATGAAGTCGGGCGGCTACGAGATTGTTGACAAGAACATGCAGCGCGAAATCTACATCGACGGTGCAATGGCGGCGCGTTTTCGCGAGCATGTGCAAAAGCTGATCGAAGGCGAGCCGACGCTCGACGAGGTCGACGAATTCCTCGGTCAATTCGACAGCTTGATGCACCAACCCGTTGTTCTGCATTGA
- a CDS encoding DUF1840 domain-containing protein encodes MLITFKCHACPDVMMLENLAQYLVGIVGKRLGQRGVITHDELGPAIEKLEAAITSDKQERAEHEGHFHEGEDGRDRHEIPPGLAQRAYPFLDMLRAAQKENADIVWGI; translated from the coding sequence ATGCTGATTACTTTCAAGTGCCACGCCTGCCCGGACGTGATGATGCTGGAGAATCTGGCGCAGTATCTGGTCGGCATTGTCGGCAAACGCCTTGGGCAGCGGGGCGTCATCACTCACGACGAACTGGGCCCGGCCATTGAAAAGCTCGAAGCGGCGATCACATCCGATAAGCAGGAGCGCGCCGAGCACGAGGGCCATTTCCACGAGGGCGAGGACGGCCGTGATCGTCACGAGATTCCGCCCGGTCTCGCGCAGCGCGCGTATCCGTTCCTCGACATGCTGCGCGCGGCGCAGAAGGAAAACGCGGATATCGTCTGGGGGATCTGA
- a CDS encoding acid-shock protein, with amino-acid sequence MKKLTLLFTAVSLAAGASMALAQPAAPGGSSSVSSYSPPTEAHVKKAKKQKMKKGAAASAASESQ; translated from the coding sequence ATGAAGAAGCTGACACTGTTATTCACCGCTGTTTCACTGGCCGCGGGTGCCTCCATGGCGCTCGCGCAGCCCGCCGCGCCGGGCGGATCGAGCTCGGTCAGCTCCTACTCGCCCCCCACCGAGGCGCATGTCAAAAAGGCGAAGAAGCAAAAGATGAAGAAGGGCGCGGCAGCGTCGGCGGCCTCCGAGAGCCAATGA
- a CDS encoding helical backbone metal receptor: MQPRAVDAAGVAHESAGADARIVSLVPSLTETLFALGLERQIVGRTGFCVHPRDKVRAVPKVGGTKAVKLDAIRALRPTHLIVNIDENERDTVEQLRAFLPHIVVTHPQTPRDNLALYALLGAIFRREEEARRLSGALDARLREAAAQTFAAQNVLYLIWREPWMSVARDTYIAAMLRLVNWHTLPDVHGGSAGATRYPTLDFDAAPWLAQVDRVLLSSEPYRFTAAHRDALARDPRFTGKRIELIDGEMTSWYGVRAIEGIGYLLRQAAAV; this comes from the coding sequence ATGCAACCCCGTGCGGTCGATGCAGCCGGCGTCGCGCACGAATCCGCGGGCGCCGACGCGCGCATCGTGTCGCTGGTGCCGAGCCTCACCGAAACACTGTTCGCGCTCGGGCTCGAGCGGCAGATCGTCGGGCGCACCGGCTTTTGCGTGCATCCGCGCGACAAGGTCCGCGCGGTGCCGAAGGTCGGCGGCACGAAAGCCGTCAAGCTCGACGCGATCCGCGCACTGCGCCCCACCCACCTGATCGTCAATATCGACGAAAACGAACGCGACACCGTCGAGCAACTGCGCGCGTTCTTGCCGCACATCGTCGTCACTCATCCGCAGACGCCGCGCGACAACCTCGCGCTGTACGCGCTGCTCGGCGCGATCTTCAGACGTGAAGAAGAAGCGCGGCGCTTGAGCGGCGCGCTCGATGCGCGTCTGCGCGAAGCCGCCGCTCAGACCTTCGCCGCGCAGAACGTGCTGTACCTGATCTGGCGCGAACCGTGGATGAGCGTCGCGCGCGACACCTACATCGCCGCGATGCTGCGTCTCGTGAACTGGCACACGTTGCCCGACGTGCACGGCGGCAGCGCGGGCGCCACGCGCTACCCGACGCTCGACTTCGACGCCGCGCCATGGCTCGCGCAAGTCGACCGCGTGCTGCTGTCGAGCGAGCCGTACCGCTTCACGGCCGCGCATCGCGATGCGCTCGCGCGCGATCCGCGTTTCACCGGCAAGCGCATCGAGCTCATCGATGGGGAAATGACGTCGTGGTACGGCGTGCGCGCAATCGAGGGCATCGGCTATCTGCTGCGGCAGGCCGCGGCGGTCTGA
- a CDS encoding SPOR domain-containing protein, translating to MAKPRRTTKQSKQTGGTFLGIVLGLIVGLAIAVVVALYITRAPTPFVSKVAPPAPTDNGASQAQYDPNRPLQGKTPGQPVPQAAQPAPPNTAPGQTNAQTQSGMLEEPQIVEVPPSGGNANSNGTAVAPNPAQENGTGGIVAPAPAKKPQTSSAPAATAAGSAPKSSSATTLANVKPGSAASPAPAPAPGDANTGYFLQVGAYKTAADAEQQRARLAFQGFESKVTQRDAGGVTYYRVRIGPFSKFEDMNSSRQRLSDAGVDTAVIRFTKQ from the coding sequence ATGGCAAAACCACGCCGCACAACAAAGCAATCGAAGCAAACCGGGGGCACTTTTCTCGGCATCGTGCTGGGCCTGATCGTCGGCCTGGCGATCGCGGTGGTGGTGGCGCTGTATATCACCCGTGCGCCTACGCCGTTCGTGTCGAAGGTCGCGCCACCGGCGCCGACCGACAACGGCGCGAGCCAGGCGCAATATGATCCGAACCGTCCGCTGCAAGGCAAGACGCCGGGCCAGCCGGTGCCGCAGGCCGCGCAACCCGCGCCGCCGAACACCGCGCCGGGCCAGACCAACGCGCAGACCCAGTCGGGCATGCTCGAAGAACCGCAGATCGTCGAAGTCCCGCCGTCGGGCGGCAACGCGAATAGCAACGGTACGGCGGTCGCGCCGAACCCCGCGCAGGAAAACGGCACCGGCGGCATCGTCGCGCCCGCGCCGGCGAAGAAGCCGCAGACCTCGAGCGCACCGGCCGCCACCGCGGCAGGCTCCGCGCCGAAGAGCTCGAGCGCGACCACCCTGGCCAACGTCAAGCCTGGCTCGGCTGCCTCGCCCGCGCCCGCACCTGCACCCGGCGACGCGAACACCGGCTACTTCCTGCAGGTCGGCGCGTACAAGACCGCCGCCGATGCCGAGCAGCAGCGCGCGCGCCTCGCGTTCCAGGGCTTCGAATCGAAGGTCACGCAGCGCGATGCCGGCGGCGTCACGTACTACCGCGTGCGCATCGGGCCGTTCTCGAAGTTCGAGGACATGAATTCGAGCCGTCAGCGTCTGTCGGACGCAGGTGTCGATACCGCGGTGATCCGCTTCACCAAACAATAA
- a CDS encoding thiol:disulfide interchange protein DsbA/DsbL, whose translation MKKLLSILFLSLGLIAASAHASPTAPVAGKDYTVLATPQPTDVPAGKIEVIEFFWYGCPHCNEFNPFLEAWVKKQAPDVVFRRVPVAFRDDFIPHSKMFHALDALGLANELTPKVFNEIHVNKNYLLTPEDQTKFLAKFGVDPKKYMEAYNSFSTQSALQKDKKLLDGFKIDGVPTLAVQGKYLTGPAATGTLPGTIQVLDYLVSQVRAKKM comes from the coding sequence ATGAAAAAACTGCTGAGCATCCTGTTCCTCTCGCTGGGCCTGATCGCGGCGAGCGCGCATGCGTCGCCGACCGCGCCGGTGGCCGGCAAGGACTACACCGTGCTGGCCACGCCGCAACCTACCGACGTGCCGGCCGGCAAGATCGAAGTCATCGAATTCTTCTGGTACGGTTGCCCGCACTGCAATGAATTCAACCCGTTCCTCGAAGCATGGGTCAAGAAGCAGGCCCCGGACGTCGTGTTCCGCCGCGTGCCGGTCGCCTTCCGCGACGACTTCATCCCGCACTCGAAGATGTTCCACGCGCTCGACGCGCTCGGCCTCGCGAACGAACTGACGCCGAAGGTCTTCAACGAAATCCACGTCAACAAGAACTATCTGCTGACGCCGGAAGACCAGACCAAATTCCTCGCGAAGTTCGGCGTCGATCCGAAGAAGTACATGGAAGCGTACAACTCGTTCTCGACGCAAAGCGCGCTGCAGAAGGACAAGAAACTGCTCGACGGGTTCAAGATCGACGGCGTGCCGACGCTCGCCGTGCAGGGCAAGTATTTGACCGGCCCAGCCGCGACCGGCACCCTGCCGGGCACGATCCAGGTGCTCGATTACCTCGTCTCCCAAGTCCGCGCCAAAAAGATGTAA
- a CDS encoding lysozyme inhibitor LprI family protein, producing MRAMKQTCFGLAACLSTMALAASAAPVASERALREECSAFSQAGMRDCLAEKAEASRKALRRAEEKMAGTLSKWDEDDKYVNQAKAKLAASNRKFAQYREAQCDFAASLSGGGAGSAREVRHLACVSELNNRRAEQLRNAASDLPLK from the coding sequence ATGCGTGCAATGAAGCAGACCTGTTTCGGCCTGGCCGCCTGCCTATCAACAATGGCCCTCGCGGCCTCAGCTGCTCCCGTCGCAAGCGAGCGGGCCTTACGCGAGGAATGCAGCGCGTTCTCGCAAGCGGGGATGCGGGACTGTCTGGCAGAAAAAGCAGAGGCCAGTCGGAAAGCCCTCAGACGCGCCGAGGAGAAGATGGCCGGCACCCTCTCCAAATGGGATGAAGACGACAAGTACGTCAACCAGGCCAAGGCAAAACTCGCCGCATCAAACAGAAAATTCGCTCAGTACCGTGAGGCTCAATGCGACTTCGCAGCTTCGTTAAGTGGTGGTGGAGCCGGCAGTGCGCGCGAAGTGCGCCATTTAGCTTGCGTTTCCGAACTCAACAACCGGCGAGCCGAGCAACTACGCAACGCTGCGTCTGACTTGCCCTTGAAGTAA
- the argS gene encoding arginine--tRNA ligase → MLPAHKHTLETLLADTVKQVATATQGATEAAFVSPAIALERPKVAAHGDVACNVAMQLAKPLRANPRQLAQQIVDALLVNPQAKGLIDTAEVAGPGFINLRLTAAAKQGVIAAVFAEKDAYGRSRRDAGKHVLIEFVSANPTGPLHVGHGRQAALGDALAHVLQSQGWDVHREFYYNDAGVQINTLALSTQARARGLAPGDEGWPASAYNGEYIADIAKDYLNGITVEASDGEPVTGARDVEDIEAIRRFAVTYLRREQDMDLQAFGVKFDQYYLESSLYTEGRVEKTVDALIAAGKTYEQEGALWLRTTDDGDDKDRVMRKTDGTYTYFVPDVAYHVAKWERGFTKVINVQGSDHHGTIARVRAGLQGLGIGIPKGYPDYILHKMVTVMRNGEEVKISKRAGSYVTVRDLIEWSGGAMPGSEAAVDLIDEETIRRGRDAVRFFLISRKADTEFVFDIDLALKQNDENPVHYVQYAHARICSVIAECNARYGLDESALPSVDLAPLASERSMALLNKLAEFPDMLQHAADELAPHAVAFYLRELAGEFHSFYNDRAERVLVDDAAERNARVALLAATRQVLANGLATIGVSAPVKM, encoded by the coding sequence ATGCTGCCCGCACATAAACACACACTCGAAACACTGCTCGCCGACACGGTGAAGCAGGTCGCAACCGCCACGCAAGGCGCGACCGAAGCCGCTTTCGTCTCGCCCGCCATCGCGCTGGAGCGCCCGAAAGTCGCCGCGCATGGCGACGTCGCGTGCAATGTCGCGATGCAGCTTGCCAAGCCGCTGCGCGCCAATCCGCGCCAGCTCGCGCAACAGATCGTCGACGCGCTGCTCGTCAATCCGCAGGCCAAAGGCCTGATCGATACTGCCGAAGTGGCGGGCCCCGGCTTCATCAACCTGCGCCTCACGGCCGCCGCCAAGCAAGGCGTGATCGCCGCCGTGTTCGCCGAGAAGGACGCGTACGGCCGCTCGCGGCGCGACGCCGGCAAGCACGTGCTGATCGAGTTCGTGTCGGCCAACCCCACCGGCCCGCTGCACGTCGGCCACGGCCGCCAGGCCGCGCTCGGCGACGCGCTTGCGCACGTGCTCCAGTCGCAGGGCTGGGACGTGCATCGCGAGTTCTACTACAACGACGCCGGCGTGCAGATCAACACGCTCGCGCTGTCGACCCAGGCACGCGCACGCGGCCTCGCCCCCGGCGACGAAGGCTGGCCCGCGTCGGCCTACAACGGCGAGTACATCGCCGACATCGCCAAGGACTATCTGAACGGCATCACGGTCGAGGCGAGCGACGGCGAGCCGGTCACCGGCGCGCGCGACGTCGAGGACATCGAGGCGATCCGCCGCTTCGCCGTCACGTATCTGCGTCGTGAGCAGGACATGGATTTGCAGGCGTTCGGCGTGAAGTTCGACCAGTACTACCTGGAATCGTCGCTGTACACGGAAGGCCGCGTGGAGAAAACCGTCGACGCGCTGATCGCCGCGGGCAAGACTTACGAGCAGGAAGGCGCGCTGTGGCTGCGCACGACCGACGACGGCGACGATAAGGACCGCGTGATGCGCAAGACCGACGGCACCTACACGTACTTCGTGCCGGACGTCGCCTATCACGTCGCGAAGTGGGAGCGCGGCTTCACGAAGGTCATCAACGTGCAGGGCTCGGATCACCACGGCACGATCGCGCGCGTGCGCGCCGGTCTGCAGGGTCTCGGCATCGGCATTCCGAAGGGCTACCCCGACTACATCCTGCACAAGATGGTCACGGTCATGCGCAACGGCGAAGAGGTGAAGATCTCGAAGCGCGCGGGCAGCTACGTGACGGTGCGCGACCTGATCGAATGGTCGGGTGGCGCGATGCCGGGCTCGGAAGCGGCCGTCGATCTGATCGACGAGGAAACCATCCGCCGCGGCCGCGACGCGGTGCGCTTCTTCCTGATCTCGCGCAAGGCGGACACCGAGTTCGTGTTCGACATCGACCTCGCGCTGAAGCAGAACGACGAGAATCCGGTGCACTACGTGCAGTACGCGCACGCCCGCATCTGCTCGGTGATCGCCGAATGCAACGCGCGCTACGGCCTCGACGAAAGCGCACTGCCGAGCGTCGATCTCGCGCCGCTCGCGAGCGAGCGCTCGATGGCGCTGCTCAACAAGCTCGCCGAATTCCCGGACATGCTGCAGCACGCCGCCGACGAACTCGCGCCGCACGCGGTCGCGTTCTACTTGCGAGAACTCGCCGGCGAATTTCACTCGTTCTACAATGATCGTGCCGAGCGCGTGCTGGTCGACGATGCGGCCGAACGCAACGCTCGCGTCGCGCTGCTCGCGGCCACGCGCCAGGTGCTGGCCAACGGTCTCGCGACGATCGGCGTCTCCGCTCCCGTCAAGATGTAA
- a CDS encoding ABC transporter substrate-binding protein produces the protein MRFNLLAAAILLTAPALALAKPLTVCTESSPDGFDVVQFNSLVTTNASADVIFNSLVSFDEAAKKVVPALADKWEVSPDGLTYTFHLRPNVQFQTTDYFKPTRALNADDVIFTFDRMLNDSNPWHKVAGASGFPHAQSMGLPKLIKSITKVDDNTVKFELNEPNATFVSILTMGFASIYSAEYADQLLKAGKQVDLNAKPIGTGPFVLKSYTKDAVIRYDANPTYWGPKPKIERLIYAITPDATVRAQKVKAGECQIALSPKPQDLADAKKDKSLAIVQTPAFMTAFVALNTQQKPLDNQKVRAALNMAFDRTTYLKTVFDNTATPAVNPFPPNTWSYNHSIKGWPYDPAKAKQLLTDAGFPNGFQTTIWVRPNGSVLNPNPKAGAELLQADFAKIGVKADVKVIEWGELIKQAKQGQHDSLFMGWAGDNGDPDNYLSPLFSCNAVKSGINFARFCDQDLDKLIADGRATSDIAKRTKAYEAAQQIIHDEALWIPLGYPTAAAITRTSVNGYHVSPFGRQNFGAVVVQ, from the coding sequence ATGCGCTTCAATCTGCTCGCAGCCGCCATCCTGCTCACGGCGCCCGCGCTCGCGCTCGCCAAACCACTGACCGTCTGTACCGAATCGAGTCCCGACGGCTTCGACGTCGTGCAGTTCAATTCGCTGGTCACGACGAATGCATCGGCCGACGTGATCTTCAACTCGCTGGTGTCGTTCGACGAAGCCGCGAAGAAGGTCGTGCCCGCGCTCGCCGACAAATGGGAAGTGAGCCCTGACGGCCTGACCTACACGTTCCATCTGCGTCCAAACGTGCAGTTCCAGACCACCGACTACTTCAAGCCCACCCGCGCGCTGAATGCCGACGACGTGATCTTCACGTTCGACCGCATGCTCAACGACAGCAATCCGTGGCACAAGGTGGCGGGCGCGAGCGGCTTCCCGCACGCGCAATCGATGGGGCTGCCGAAGCTGATCAAGTCGATTACCAAGGTCGACGACAACACGGTGAAGTTCGAGTTGAACGAGCCGAACGCGACGTTCGTGTCGATCCTGACGATGGGCTTCGCGTCGATCTATTCGGCCGAGTACGCGGACCAGTTGCTGAAGGCCGGCAAGCAGGTCGACCTGAACGCGAAGCCGATCGGCACCGGGCCCTTCGTGCTGAAGAGCTATACGAAAGACGCGGTGATCCGTTATGACGCGAACCCGACCTACTGGGGGCCGAAGCCGAAGATCGAGCGTCTGATCTACGCGATCACGCCGGACGCAACCGTGCGAGCGCAGAAGGTGAAGGCTGGCGAATGCCAGATCGCGTTATCGCCGAAGCCGCAGGATCTCGCCGACGCGAAGAAGGACAAGTCGCTCGCGATCGTGCAGACGCCCGCGTTCATGACGGCCTTCGTCGCGCTGAACACGCAGCAGAAGCCGCTCGACAACCAGAAGGTGCGCGCCGCGCTGAACATGGCGTTCGACCGCACGACGTATCTGAAGACGGTGTTCGACAATACCGCGACGCCGGCCGTGAACCCGTTTCCGCCGAACACGTGGAGCTACAACCACTCGATCAAGGGCTGGCCGTACGACCCGGCGAAGGCGAAGCAGTTGCTCACCGACGCGGGTTTTCCGAACGGCTTCCAAACGACCATCTGGGTGCGTCCGAACGGCAGTGTGCTGAATCCGAATCCGAAGGCCGGTGCCGAACTGCTGCAGGCCGACTTCGCGAAGATCGGCGTGAAGGCGGACGTCAAGGTGATCGAATGGGGCGAACTGATCAAGCAGGCGAAGCAAGGGCAGCATGACTCGCTATTCATGGGATGGGCCGGCGACAACGGCGATCCGGACAACTATCTGTCGCCGCTCTTCAGTTGCAACGCGGTGAAGTCGGGCATCAACTTCGCGCGCTTCTGCGATCAGGATCTCGACAAGCTGATCGCCGACGGCAGAGCAACGTCCGATATCGCCAAGCGCACGAAAGCGTATGAAGCCGCGCAGCAGATCATCCACGACGAAGCGCTGTGGATTCCGCTCGGCTACCCGACCGCGGCCGCGATTACGCGTACGAGCGTGAACGGGTATCACGTGAGTCCTTTTGGACGGCAGAATTTTGGGGCGGTGGTGGTGCAGTGA
- a CDS encoding MBL fold metallo-hydrolase, with translation MNALEHQLQYPFNDTMPDSGRTMEVAPGVLWLRMPLPFALDHINLWLLRDEIDGQQGWTVVDCGITSDTIKANWESVFDSALDGLPVLRVIVTHCHPDHIGLADWVCGGGEQKRWDARLWMTLGEYMQARVMATGDGSNAGGEAAARHFARHGLNDTESIDKLRNRTSYYSSLVPAIPGQYRRLREAEDVRIGGRTWRVVTGFGHSPEHCALHCAETGTLISGDMVLPRISTNVSVFDIEPEGSPLELYLESLGRYETMPEDTLVLPSHGKPFRGVRTRIQQLREHHDARLAEVREACAERPRSAADIVPLMFKRQLDIHQMTFAMGEALAHLHLLWRAGELKRTQDADGVIRFAAV, from the coding sequence ATGAATGCACTCGAACACCAACTCCAATACCCGTTCAACGACACGATGCCCGACTCGGGCCGCACGATGGAAGTCGCGCCAGGCGTGCTTTGGCTGCGCATGCCGTTACCGTTCGCTCTCGACCATATCAACCTGTGGCTGCTGCGCGATGAGATCGACGGTCAGCAAGGCTGGACCGTGGTCGACTGCGGCATCACGTCGGACACGATCAAGGCGAATTGGGAGAGCGTGTTCGATTCGGCGCTCGACGGGCTGCCGGTGCTGCGCGTGATCGTCACGCATTGCCATCCGGATCACATCGGCCTCGCGGACTGGGTGTGCGGCGGCGGCGAGCAAAAGCGTTGGGACGCGCGGCTGTGGATGACGCTCGGCGAATACATGCAGGCGCGCGTGATGGCGACGGGCGACGGTTCGAACGCGGGCGGCGAGGCAGCGGCGCGGCATTTCGCGCGGCATGGTTTGAACGACACCGAATCGATCGACAAGCTGCGCAATCGCACGAGCTATTACTCGAGCCTCGTGCCGGCGATTCCGGGGCAATACCGGCGTTTGCGCGAAGCCGAGGACGTGAGGATCGGCGGCAGGACGTGGCGCGTGGTGACGGGTTTCGGCCACTCGCCGGAACACTGCGCGCTGCACTGTGCGGAAACCGGCACGCTGATTTCAGGCGACATGGTGCTGCCGCGTATTTCAACCAACGTGTCGGTGTTCGATATCGAGCCTGAGGGCTCGCCGCTCGAACTGTATCTGGAGTCGCTTGGCCGTTACGAGACGATGCCAGAAGACACGCTCGTGCTGCCGTCGCATGGCAAGCCGTTTCGCGGCGTTCGCACGCGCATTCAGCAACTGCGTGAGCATCACGACGCGCGGCTCGCCGAAGTGCGCGAAGCGTGCGCGGAAAGGCCGCGTAGCGCCGCCGATATCGTGCCGCTGATGTTCAAGCGCCAACTCGATATCCATCAGATGACGTTCGCGATGGGTGAGGCGCTCGCGCATTTGCATCTGCTGTGGCGGGCGGGGGAATTGAAGCGGACGCAGGATGCGGATGGGGTGATCCGGTTTGCGGCGGTGTGA